A DNA window from Cutaneotrichosporon cavernicola HIS019 DNA, chromosome: 2 contains the following coding sequences:
- the ssb2 gene encoding uncharacterized protein (Replication protein A, subunit RPA32) gives MSENPYYAGREGGGFMQGGSPYGGGSQQSPGGEGRKRTNQSLRPVTVQQILNADQPVPESDFQIDGADIGPIQFVGTVHNKSSTATNVSYEIGDGYGYVDVRQWLDSSDDDSGKTDGIEQDKFVSVIGTIKVFGGKRHVSAQTIRPIEDHNEVYHHFLKALQVSLTIRNPGAAQGGAGAAGANANANANANSYAAPAAGGGDMYGHLIPMQKKIMEIVSADTSGEGMHVKHVGRMCGAVNGEEVMEAIEQLMGEGLLYSTIDDLHVAAAT, from the exons ATGA gcgaAAACCCATACTACGCTGGCAGAGAGGGTGGTGGCTTCATGCAGGGTGGGTCGCCTtacggcggcggctcgcAGCAGAGCCCTGGCGGtgaagggaggaag CGTACCAACCAATCACTCCGACCTGTTACGGTGCAACAGATTCTCAACGCGGACCAGCCAGTGCCAGAGTCGGATTTCCAGATTGACGGCGCAGACATTGGACCA ATCCAGTTTGTCGGTACCGTCCACAACAagtcctcgacggcgactAACGTCTCGTACGAGATCGGTGACGGCTACGGCTACGTCGACGTGCGGCAGTGGCTGGACAGCTCGGACGACGATTCTGGCAAGACTGATGGCATCGAGCAGGACAAGTTCGTGAGCGTCATTGGCACCATCAAGGTGTTCGGTGGCAAGCGTCACGTCTCGGCGCAGACGATCCGGCCCATCGAGGACCACAACGAGGTGTATCACCACTTCCTCAAAGCGCTGCAGGTCAGCCTCACAATCCGCAACCCCGGCGCT gccCAAGGAGGTGCTGGGGCGGCTGGTGCGAatgccaacgccaacgccaacgccaacagCTACgcagcgccagcggcggGCGGTGGCGACATGTACGGCCATCTTATCCCAATGCAGAAGAAGATCATGGAGATTGTGTCGGCGGACACGAGCGGGGAGGGCATGCACGTCAAGCATGTCGGGCGCATGTGCGGTGCGGtcaacggcgaggaggtgatGGAGGCGATCGAGCAGCTCATGGGCGAGGGCCTGCTCTATTCGACGATCGACGATCTT CACGTCGCAGCGGCCACATAA
- a CDS encoding uncharacterized protein (Fungal specific transcription factor domain) — protein MKVPPVRRTSSDASSHYSPYPPTSSLPTFSQPGPPARTNSTPTIPESPNPGPEQPTYKVARAISSCTRCRSRKQKCDGKLPACSACERAKVECIGFDAISKTNVSRNYLHQLEQEVASLRAQVASLQSGGGGGDPVGRTKRDIGASSSHTVSSFGGSSGLAIDPTLQGPEGEPPMRSPWDSPSGIPSRRPDYPLPLNNSDSPRSPVVGSSSSRRSVSRERNQNPITSGAAAATSLTRMVQDAALRTGHAVSGSSGATLFNSSNGRAGESPSDSKDSPVTHMDHDREGDYHMSPERVVTPRSAAMQAPSGRAPSASSSSGRRTRRAFVVPPLPPQPAVERLVAAYVDFVGVTAPIIHIPTLGKQLQRMREGVDVDESDVFVVMMVLALSSMASSRFVNPPDELRTCSEAFHNEALNHLDSVFESQNYISLQAILLLVWYSLLNPDKGSIWFLVGLATRTCVDLGFHNENNSQTEKVDNLELDMRRRLFWITYKMDRLLSQSLGRPPSIPDGFICAALPAVQHDVDIKPGQYGPYTGEPCAYKAVFVHTVKLRQLQSEILNNTYGVNNQPAPKEEWFDDMFERLKSWLSSAPEPRGTVSTEGYAISFHNSCLLLFRPSRGNPKPSRTALGTVLASSSYIIRIYRRMQINNRISWLWMTSHFSFMAGLSYLYAFYNLYSLGDGRVPSLDEAMVDVDSCLAVLEYLAPRVPSAQACHDTMKSVSQAIIEQLSKMSPPRKDGLPQARSPGGRFRAAALSSARDDPLPNDATFPAPLPPTTLPYELTLLEHLFLNPLTSHHKASGYTNGAKAAAAAAQVRKSCTKVSVRNDAAATTRTQGSIPASLPPSAFHSFGPYGIAAQVSGGNQGTPSLASVAGAWLGSSSGQAATSAVVPGAPSGVPNAINAELALSGMTGGDTNGTGAADATGVDPSASFDIFSFLMDEEGGLNGLNTGWNALDVPADFPLWS, from the exons ATGAAGGTACCCCCTGTGCGCCGCACGTCGTCCGACGCGTCGAGTCATTACTCGCCATATccgccaacctcgtcgctccCCACATTTTCCCAGCCGGGCCCACCGGCACGCACAAACTCGACCCCAACCATCCCAGAATCGCCCAATCCCGGCCCCGAGCAGCCGACTTACAAGGTCGCCCGTGCCATTTCGTCATGTACACGCTGCCGTTCGCGCAAGCAGAAATGCGACGGCAAGCTCCCGGCATGCTCCGCGTGTGAGCGCGCAAAGGTTGAGTGCATTGGCTTTGACGCTATCTCCAAGACCAACGTCTCGCGCAA CTACCTCCACCAACTGGAGCAGGAGGTCGCTTCGTTGCGTGCTCAGGTGGCGTCGTTGCAGTcgggaggcggtggtggcgaccCCGTCGGGCGCACCAAGCGCGACATTGGTGCCAGTTCTTCCCATACGGTTAGCTCGTTTGGCGGTTCGTCGGGCCTGGCTATCGACCCAACGTTGCAGGGTCCGGAGGGCGAGCCACCAATGCGTTCGCCGTGGGACTCGCCGTCAGGAATACCCAGCCGGAGACCTGACTATCCCCTTCCGCTCAACAACAGCGACTCGCCCCGATCGCCAGTCgtcggcagcagcagcagtcgGCGATCGGTGTCTCGGGAGCGGAATCAGAACCCGATAACCTCGGGCGCCGCTGCCGCGACCTCACTTACGCGCATGGTGCAAGACGCTGCGTTGCGTACTGGTCACGCCGTGTCGGGCTCATCGGGCGCGACGCTTTTCAACTCGTCCAACGGCCGCGCGGGAGAGTCGCCAAGCGACAGCAAGGACTCACCTGTTACCCATATGGATCATGACCGCGAGGGCGATTACCACATGTCCCCAGAGCGCGTCGTTACGCCGAGGTCAGCTGCGATGCAAGCGCCGAGCGGACGCGCGCCCTCCgcttcgtcgtcgtcgggcaGGCGGACGCGCCGTGCCTTCGTCGTGccccctctcccgccgCAGCCGGCCGTTGAGCGTCTTGTGGCGGCGTACGTCGACTTCGTCGGCGTCACTGCGCCCATCATCCATATCCCGACCCTCGGCAAGCAATTACAGCGCATGCGtgagggcgtcgacgtcgacgagagcgacgtcTTTGTCGTAATGATGGTGCTGGCGCTGAGCTCAATGGCGAGTTCACGCTTTGTCAACCCACCAGACGAGTTACGCACTTGTTCAGAGGCGTTCCACAATGAGGCGCTCAATCACCTTGATTCGGTGTTCGAGTCGCAGAACTACATCAGTCTGCAGGCGATCCTGCTCCTTGTGTGGTATTCGCTACTCAACCCGGACAAGGGCTCCATTTGGTTCCTTGTTGGCCTCGCGACGCGCACCTGTGTTGACCTCGGCTTCCACAACGAGAACAACTCCCAGACTGAGAAGGTTGACAACCTGGAGCTCGAcatgcgccgccgcctcttCTGGATCACGTACAAGATGGACCGACTTCTCTCGCAGTCTCTCGGCCGTCCGCCCAGCATCCCGGACGGGTTCATCTGCGCCGCCTTGCCGGCGGTCCAGCACGATGTTGACATCAAGCCGGGCCAGTACGGGCCGTACACGGGCGAACCCTGTGCGTACAAGGCCGTGTTCGTGCACACAGTCAAGCTCCGCCAGCTGCAGTCGGAGATCTTGAACAACACATATGGTGTCAACAATCAGCCCGCGCCCAAGGAGGAGTGGTTCGACGACATGTTTGAGCGGCTCAAGTCGTGGCTCTCCAGTGCGCCGGAACCGCGTGGCACCGTTTCGACAGAGGGCTATGCCATCTCGTTCCACAACTCGTGTCTGCTGCTCTTCCGCCCATCTCGCGGCAACCCCAAGCCGAGCCGCACCGCGTTGGGCACTGTTCTGGCCAGTTCAAGCTACATCATCCGCATCTACCGCAGGATGCAGATCAACAACCGCATCAGCTGGCTGTGGATGACGAGTCATTTCTCGTTCATGGCCGGACTCTCCTACCTGTACGCGTTCTACAACTTGTACAGCTTGGGCGACGGGCGTGTCCCCTCGCTGGACGAAGCGATGGTTGACGTTGACTCGTGCCTTGCCGTTCTCGAATACCTTGCAC CGCGTGTGCCTTCGGCCCAGGCGTGTCACGACACTATGAAGAGCGTGTCGCAGGCCATCATCGAGCAACTCTCCAAAATGTCGCCTCCGCGCAAGGACGGGCTTCCTCAGGCGCGTTCTCCCGGTGGTCGGTTCCGCGCCGCGGCActcagctcggcgcgcgacgacccGTTGCCGAACGACGCGACGTTccccgcgccgctcccgcCCACGACGCTCCCGTACGAGCTCACTCTCCTCGAGCATCTCTTCCTTAACCCTCTCACCTCCCATCACAAGGCATCAGGATACACGAACGGagccaaggccgccgcggcggctgCGCAGGTCCGTAAGAGCTGCACCAAGGTGAGCGTGCGCAacgacgccgcggcgacgacaaggacccAGGGCAGTATTCCCGCGAGCCTGCCGCCAAGCGCGTTCCACTCGTTCGGGCCGTACGGTATTGCCGCACAGGTTTCGGGCGGCAATCAGGGCACGCCGTCGCTCGCGAGCGTCGCTGGCGCGTGGCTCGGTAGCAGCTCGGGGCAGGCAGCAACGAGTGCGGTCGTTCCCGGCGCGCCGTCAGGCGTTCCGAACGCGAtcaacgccgagctcgcacTCTCGGGCATGACTGGCGGTGACACGAACGGTACTGGTGCAGCAGACGCGACTGGCGTCGACCCTTCCGCAAGCTTTGACATCTTCTCATTCctcatggacgaggagggcggtTTGAACGGCCTCAACACGGGATGGAACGCGCTGGATGTGCCTGCCGACTTCCCGCTATGGAGCTAG
- the THI20 gene encoding uncharacterized protein (TENA/THI-4/PQQC family) — protein sequence MNLDAVIPPHVLTIAGSDSGGGAGIQADLKTVSALGCYGSSVITALTAQNTLGVQGVHVVPPEFVTEQLESLFSDDLVPTAIKFGMLAGPPTISALASYLSALATRPFLVLDPVMISTSGHELLAHSARHALMSHLLPLVDLVTPNIPEAGVLLGSGSNPNPKNLGDVVALAKELYPVLNGPALLLKGGHLPVTRSSVEEFIEKNGDVSVVWLTPGPIAVIDDYRATLNLAPRSEDVVVDLLVEDDGMTLVVGPCVDTSSTHGTGCTLSAALASCYALEAEARQVNGDKADKPNGDMKGRKRISHDAVRKAIAYTQTAIATAPKMGRGNGPLNHGHSVAPRVIPTPTIHNPAPFTSHLIANAPDWDAYVKHPFVIALGNGTLPREAFVHYITQDYHYLRHYARAHAAGAARVEDMATIRALSEIALHVARESEMHIEFCASFGISRADLEALPESAASSAYARYVLDMANSGDVLDMLVAVLSCLIGYGEVGLWLKSRVATGETIEDGNPYKRWMDDYAGPDFIGAVRRGIATLEERVVREQPSAAKVQRLSQIFAECTRLERAFWQMGLDQSW from the exons ATGAACCTCGACGCTGTTATCCCGCCACATGTGCTCACTATCGCTG GCTCCGActctggcggcggcgctggcatCCAGGCCGACCTGAAGACTGTCTCCGCCCTCGGCTGCTATGGCAGCAGCGTAATCACCGCCCTCACAGCCCAAAATACCCTTGGCGTACAGGGCGTGCACGTTGTGCCCCCCGAATTCGTCACTGAGCAACTCGAATCGCTCTTCAGTGACGACCTTGTCCCCACCGCAATCAAGTTTGGCATGCTAGCGGGTCCCCCAACCATTTCAGCTTTGGCATCGTATCTCTCGGCCCTCGCGACCCGCCCATTCCTCGTCTTGGACCCAGTCATGATCAGCACGTCGGGACATGAACTGCTCGCCCACTCGGCCCGCCATGCTCTTATGTcacacctcctccccttaGTGGACCTTGTGACGCCCAACATTCCCGAGGCCGGCGTGTTGTTGGGGTCGGGGTCTAATCCAAACCCGAAGAATCTCGGTGACGTGGTCGCCCTTGCAAAGGAGCTGTATCCGGTGCTTAATGGTCCAGCTCTTCTTCTGAAAGGTGGACATTTGCCCGTTACCCGTTCTTCGGTGGAAGAGTTTATCGAAAAGAATGGAGACGTGTCGGTTGTTTGGCTTACTCCGGGACCGATTGCCGTTATCGACGATTACCGCGCCACTCTCAACCTCGCACCACGGAGCGAGGACGTTGTCGTCGATCTCCTGGTCGAAGACGACGGAATGacactcgtcgtcggaccGTGTGTTGATACCTCGTCGACTCACGGCACAGGGTGTACCCtctcggcggcgcttgcgTCATGCTacgccctcgaggctgaggcgcgCCAGGTCAATGGCGACAAGGCGGATAAGCCCAATGGTGACATGAAGGGGCGCAAGCGTATCTCGCATGATGCCGTACGCAAGGCCATCGCGTACACCCAAACGGCGATTGCCACTGCACCGAAGATGGGCCGCGGAAACGGGCCGCTCAACCACGGACACTCTGTGGCGCCGCGTGTGATCCCTAC ACCCACAATCCACAACCCCGCCCCGTTCACGTCGCACCTCATCGCCAACGCCCCAGACTGGGACGCATACGTCAAGCACCCGTTCGTCATTGCGCTTGGCAACGGTACACTCCCCCGCGAGGCGTTCGTCCACTACATCACACAGGACTACCACTACCTCAGGCACTATGCGCGTGCGCACGCTGCAGGCGCTGCAAGGGTTGAGGATATGGCGACGATCCGAGCGCTCTCCGAGATTGCGCTACACGTCGCCcgcgagagcgagatgcACATTGAG TTCTGCGCGTCGTTCGGCATTAGCCGCGCCGATCTCGAGGCTCTCCCCGAAtcggccgcgtcgtccgCGTACGCCCGCTACGTCCTGGACATGGCCAATTCCGGCGACGTGCTGGACatgctcgtcgccgtcctctcCTGCCTGATTGGGTATGGTGAGGTTGGGCTGTGGCTCAAATCGCGCGTGGCGACCGGCGAGACAATCGAGGACGGAAACCCCTACAAGCGGTGGATGGACGACTACGCCGGCCCCGACTTTATCGGGGCGGTGCGCCGTGGTATCGCGACCCTCGAGGAACGCGTGGTCCGCGAACAGCCCAGCGCGGCAAAGGTCCAGCGCCTGAGTCAGATCTTTGCAGAGTGCACGCGCCTCGAACGCGCGTTTTGGCAGATGGGGCTCGACCAGAGCTGGTAG
- a CDS encoding uncharacterized protein (Universal stress protein family): protein MSTPDLLQKLRDLGISDRSARFALSRTNNNVEQAADYVFSGKAGKDESDDLIRAALGRGRTSSGAAQSSGTSTPTSKPTAGALAATSKPTAGALAALALRAAAVANPQQVMPPPVPVESSSTAPVKPNKSLLVPSKPIGSRLSKSEPRSRSPSPFFRARKAREERRERSPSPDIVALRKDSLAADSDVEGLVSDRGRGRYRPRSSAYDSPESSGGEEADGESGVQIAEKPVEKTVVLHDEDEDDDDHHADDEHHASDEVDEPLDYDDDDLWDPETFFDEETEKNTTANAFYADPSRDDSINHETKQDNFDVFGEDVEQDLLGEGPNVVVPPEPLFAKPGDKVRKSERSGLDLVTSRPTFARDRCTIQLTQGDPDAALEDSGKRMRRYVVLSDLSEESRYAVEWAIGTVARDGDEVFLISVNENEDKVDPKNWSNKDQQNKMKLQKERQTTALLLVRQVTGLLERTRLNVTVTCQAMHAQNARYMLLDVIDFLEPTLVIVGSRGLGQIKGILLGSTSHYLVQKSSVPVMVARRRLRRPLHHTNPEDLRRSPRVSLASANIEKTAPSKQEDDVLDAADDDDDNDEPKHHDKHHGMHHEKHIDRHHDEHHSEELHDEPKVNVKVVVEE, encoded by the exons ATGTCAACCCCCGATCTGTTGCAGAAActgcgcgacctcggcatctCGGATCGTTCCGCTCGCTTTGCCCTTTCG CGGACAAACAACAATGTCGAGCAGGCTGCCGACTACG TGTTCTCTGGAAAGGCCGGCAAGGATGAG TCGGATGACTTGATCCGCGCAGCCctcggacgcggacgcACGTCGTCCGGCGCGGCTCAGTCATCTGGTACCTCGACTCCCACATCCAAGCCGACAGCTGGCGCTCTCGCAGCCACATCCAAGCCGACAGCTGGCGCTCTCGCAGCACTGGCACTTCGCGCTGCGGCCGTCGCGAACCCGCAACAGGTGATGCCTCCCCCGGTTCCCGTCGAGTCCTCATCCACGGCTCCCGTCAAGCCAAACAAGTCGCTCTTGGTGCCGTCCAAACCGATCGGCAGCCGACTGTCGAAGAGCGAACCGAGGTCACGCTCCCCCAGTCCCTTCTTCCGTGCGCGCAAAGCGCGTGAAGAGCGTCGCGAGCGCTCGCCTAGTCCTGACATTGTAGCGCTCCGCAAGGACTCGCTCGCTGCGGACTCGGACGTCGAGGGACTAGTTAGTGAccgcgggcgaggacgctACCGCCCGCGCTCGTCTGCATATGACTCGCCCGAGTCgagtggtggcgaggaggccgatGGCGAGTCTGGCGTCCAGATTGCCGAGAAGCCCGTTGAGAAGACCGTGGTGCTgcacgacgaggacgaggacgacgacgatcaCCACGCTGACGACGAACACCacgcgagcgacgaggtcgacgagccgctcgactacgacgacgatgactTGTGGGACCCTGAGACGTTcttcgacgaggagacggagaagAACACTACTGCCAACGCGTTCTACGCCGACCCGTCACGCGACGATTCCATCAATCATGAAACCAAGCAGGACAACTTTGACGTCTTTGGTGAGGATGTCGAGCAGGACTTGCTTGGAGAAGGGCCCAACGTCGTTGTGCCACCTGAGCCGCTGTTCGCCAAGCCTGGTGACAAGGTCCGCAAATCGGAGCGCTCTggtctcgacctcgtcactTCGCGCCCGACGTTTGCGCGTGACAGGTGTACAATTCAACTGACGCAGGGCGACCCGGACGCAGCGCTTGAGGATAGCGGCAAGCGCATGCGGCGTTACGTCGTCCTGAGCGACCTGTCCGAGGAGAGCCGGTACGCGGTTGAGTGGGCTATCGGCAcggtcgcgcgcgacggtgacgaggtcttcctcatctcggTCAATGAGAACGAGGACAAAGTCGATCCGAAAAACTGGAGCAACAAGGACCAGCAAAACAAGATGAAGTTGCAAAAGGAGCGTCAGACGaccgcgctcctcctcgtgcGCCAGGTGACGGGTCTGCTTGAGCGCACGCGCCTCAACGTTACCGTGACGTGCCAGGCTATGCACGCCCAGAACGCGCGCTACATGCTGCTCGACGTTAtcgacttcctcgagcCGACGCTGGTGATTGTCGGCTCGCGCGGCCTGGGCCAGATCAAGGG TATCCTCCTCGGCTCGACGTCGCACTACCTCGTGCAGAAGTCGTCTGTGCCGGTCATggtcgcgcgccgtcgcctgcgccgcccgcTCCACCACACCAACCCCGAGGACTtgcgccgctcgccgcgcgtcTCGCTGGCATCAGCCAACATCGAGAAGACGGCCCCGTCGAAgcaggaggacgacgtcctggacgctgccgacgacgacgacgacaacgacgagcCCAAGCACCACGATAAGCACCATGGCATGCACCATGAGAAGCACATCGATCGGCACCACGACGAGCACCACAGCGAGGAACTCCACGACGAGCCGAAGGTCAacgtcaaggtcgtcgtcgaggagtaG
- the RAD14 gene encoding uncharacterized protein (XPA protein C-terminus), producing MSDLTPAQARAAALNRLKAKAKHSAPTSSPSLVNNAAAVPTSTRNMVSAQADAEAATGAAPLPRNPGLGKYFEYDLSKLHNSRGGFLTEDDLEGDRIRSVVELARQKEREKQMMREGEEPAILPDSSPRCDECRSLEIDNQLLKVFDVRVCKNCKEKYPDKYSLLTKTECKEDYLLTDPELRDTDLLPHLLKANPHAASYSNMMLFLRMQVEEVAWKKWGGEKGLDAEWARREDQKKRKREAKFEAGLRDLRKRTRNNQYQRRVEAQHLHEFEDAEEVTDRHGDTHTIQRCTCGAEQEVEVM from the exons ATGTCCGACCTCACGCCGGCGCAAGCGCGCGCTGCAGCCCTCAACCGCCTCAAAGCGAAAGCGAAACACTCGGcacccacctcctctccatcatTAGTGAACAATGCAGCGGCTGTACCGACCTCGACACGCAACATGGTGTCGGCGCAGGCCGACGCTGAGGCCGCGACGGGCGCTGCACCACTTCCTCGCAATCCCGGATTGGGGAAATACTTCGAGTACGATCTGAGCAAGCTGCATAACTCGCGCGGTGGTTTCCtgaccgaggacgacctcgagggcgaccgGATCCGGAGTGTCGTCGAGCTAGCGCGGCAGAAGGAACGCGAGAAGCAGATGATgcgtgagggcgaggaacCTGCCATTCTGCCCGACTCCTCACCACGATGTGACGAGTGCCGCTCCCTCGAGATCGACAACCAGCTCCTCAAAGTATTTGATGTGCGCGTGTGCAAGAACTGCAAGGAGAAATATCCCGACAAATACAGCCTCCTCACCAAGACCGAGTGCAAGGAA GACTATCTCTTGACAGATCCCGAGTTGCGCGATACCGATCTCCTACCAcacctcctcaaggccaacCCGCACGCCGCGTCGTACTCGAACATGATGCTATTCCTGCGGAtgcaggtcgaggaagtcGCGTGGAAGaagtggggaggggagaagGGGCTCGATGCCGAGTGGGCGCGGCGTGAGGACCAGAAGAAGCGTAAGCGCGAGGCAAAGTTTGAGGCCGGGCTTAGGGA CCTCCGGAAGCGGACACGCAATAACCAGTACCAGCGACGCGTGGAGGCGCAACATTTGCACGAGTTCGAGGACGCTGAGGAGGTCACGGACCGGCATGGGGACACGCACACCATCCAGCGATGCACGTGCGGGGCTGAAcaagaggtcgaggtgaTGTAA
- a CDS encoding uncharacterized protein (SUR7/PalI family): protein MRGEHCIAGASVLTLISVILLVFANIGQISPGAVTSGLYMVQVDVSGFGNAVQSANKKSNNLYWTQNTPLGQSKGLRQYYRYGLYNACGYQKSGGVCNATTIGYPFAPFEQMLADTPSQPIDYKKITQDIIPSSTFKNNGWNGSLSRSASSLIFVASILTLLAFVFGLIKLRFCFLIAAGCAGLGAFFLMIGAAIWTSIIAKNAWLSIVKVQGGVKLGIVVTPGPALYLTWVSFVLVTISVAPYVISCCTYRKPARVAPY, encoded by the exons ATGCGCGGCGAACACTGCATCGCGGGCGCCTCGGTGCTGACCTTGATCTCggtcatcctcctcgtcttcgcGAACATCGGGCAGATCTCGCCGGGAGCTGTCACAAGCGGCCTGTACATGGTGCAAGTGGATGTGTCGGGTTTCGGTAACGCGGTGCAGAGCGCCAACAAGAAGAGCAACAACCTCTACTGGACGCAGAACACACCCCTCGGTCAGAGCAAGGGCCTGCGCCAGTACTACCGCTACGGGCTGTACA acgCTTGTGGATACCAGAAGTCGGGGGGCGTATGCAATGCCACCACCATCGGGTACCCGTTCGCGCCGTTCGAGCAGATGCTCGCGGATACGCCGAGCCAGCCAATCGATTACAAGAAGATTACGCAGGACATTATTCCCTCGAGCACGTTCAAAAATAATGGCTGGAACGGGAGCCTGTCGCGCTCAGCGTCCAGCCTCATCTTT gtcGCGTCTATCCTGACACTCCTCGCGTTCGTCTTTGGCCTGATCAAGCTCCGTTTCTGCTTCCTCATTGCAGCCGGGTgcgccggccttggcgcgTTCTTCCTCATGATCGGCGCTGCGATCTGGACATCCATCATCGCCAAGAACGCATGGCTGTCCATCGTCAAGGTCCAAGGTGGCGTCAAGCTCGGTATTGTCGTGACCCCCGGTCCAGCGCTGTACCTCACCTGGGTGAGCTTTGTGCTCGTCACGATCAGCGTTGCGCCGTACGTCATCTCGTGCTGCACGTATCGCAAACCGGCACGCGTCGCGCCGTACTGA
- a CDS encoding uncharacterized protein (YT521-B-like domain), which yields MSSHYQFYTPYTASTERMENMTPATEAWSPQGQVRPLPARPTYVSPQAGAWGAGVPAPTPTATAAAAAAVSASQGRDHLAPLSVPGEEGLMSPGSNQLHQNERERERKEYHPQPPARRSEWVMWVGNVPSNASHEELWRFFNTTTPPSAMINPSEPWRGPSSIFLISRSSCAFVNFSSQADLDRAVPFFHGLSLRPWDPRCPRMVCRVRHKDDDLRAGVGAQRGVGMHRAWVEQHKQLDMKQSPKSQNLQLPDNPNSQSSSSNHRSSASFASTNSSFLVHHFPKRYFILKSLSITDLEDAVKTRQWKTQRHNQPILDQAFRTSQDVYLIFGANRSGEFFGYAKMTAPSLHIRTAAMRPSFGSISSLAPLSPAHEEQRGARPQLSTPAPIIREEGESPRSPVARSATDPYYRRKSTAFLHPGQRASSPGPIEEEDELLLPFSHLEVSAQPEDDEGMFRSESPEMFEEALRRASANTLDPNLLRGRRESSRLSRLGRIEQSSSLQIPVGGGPVIRRESTMAPIVRKETADPAKPDEGGADGLAAPFKLEWVKVAPLSFFRTRHLRNPWNGDREVKVSRDGTEVEPNVGQLLINEWEKLDTEANPASEDAPDAAHEATEVTDSGEKAADSVAT from the exons ATGTCGTCGCATTACCAGTTCTACACGCCATATACAGCGTCGACGGAGCGGATGGAGAACATGACTCCAGCCACTGAGGCGTGGTCTCCTCAAGGTCAGGTTCGGCCTCTCCCAGCCCGCCCAACCTACGTCTCCCCACAAGCTGGCGCATGGGGTGCAGGCGTTCCAGCCCCAACCCCGACAGCGACCGCAGCAGCGGCCGCCGCTGTCAGTGCTTCACAGGGTAGAGACCACCTTGCACCTTTGAGCGTACcaggcgaggaaggtctCATGTCACCAGGCTCTAACCAGCTCCACCAAAATGAACGCGAACGTGAGCGCAAGGAATATCACCCCCAGCCTCCCGCTCGCAGGAGCGAGTGGGTAATGTGGGTCGGTAATGT TCCCAGCAACGCCTCGCACGAGGAGTTGTGGCGCTTCTTCAACACGACGACCCCTCCATCCGCGATGATCAACCCGTCTGAGCCTTGGCGTGGTCCTTCGTCCATATTCTTGATCTCGCGGTCGTCATGCGCCTTTGTCAACTTCTCCTCACAGGCCGATCTCGACCGCGCAGTCCCTTTCTTCCACGGCCTCTCGCTCCGTCCTTGGGACCCTCGATGCCCTCGCATGGTTTGTCGCGTCCGCCacaaggacgacgatcTGCGAGCGGGTGTTGGCGCGCAGCGTGGTGTAGGGATGCACCGTGCTTGGGTCGAGCAGCATAAGCAACTCGATATGAAGCAGTCTCCCAAATCGCAGAACTTGCAACTTCCGGACAACCCGAACAGCCAgtcttcgtcgtcgaacCATAGGAGCTCTGCGAGCTTTGCGAGCACCAACTCGAGTTTCCTGGTCCACCACTTCCCCAAGCGATATTTCATCCTGAAGAGCTTGTCGATT ACCGATTTGGAAGATGCGGTCAAGACCCGCCAGTGGAAGACGCAGCGGCATAACCAGCCCATCCTCG ATCAGGCGTTCCGCACCTCTCAGGACGTGTACCTCATCTTTGGGGCGAATCGTTCTGGCGAGTTCTTTGGTTACGCCAAGATGACAGCACCCAGTCTCCACATTCGCACTGCTGCCATGCGCCCATCATTCGGCTCCATCAGTTCGCTCGCGCCCCTCAGCCCTGCACACGAAGAGCAACGAGGAGCCAGGCCGCAACTGTCTACGCCGGCTCCCATCATCCGTGAAGAGGGCGAATCTCCTAGGTCGCCTGTGGCACGTTCTGCCACGGACCCCTACTACCGCCGCAAGTCGACCGCGTTCCTCCATCCGGGTCAGCGTGCGTCGTCGCCTGGCccgatcgaggaggaggacgagctccttTTGCCGTTTAGCCACCTAGAGGTGTCCGCCCAACCCGAAGACGACGAAGGCATGTTCCGTTCCGAGTCACCGGAGATGTTTGAGGAAGCACTTCGGCGAGCTAGTGCCAACACCCTTGACCCCAACCTTCTCCGCGGCAGGCGCGAGTCGAGTCGCCTCTCGAGACTCGGCCGCATTGAGCAGTCCTCGTCGCTTCAGATCCCGGTCGGCGGTGGTCCCGTGATCCGGCGGGAGTCGACGATGGCCCCAATCGTCCGTAAGGAGACCGCGGACCCTGCCAAGCCTGATGAAGGCGGTGCCGATGGCCTCGCTGCGCCGTTCAAGTTGGAGTGGGTCAAGGTGGCGCCACTTAGCTTCTTCCGCACACGCCACCTACGGAATCCGTGGAACGGTGACCGCGAGGTGAAGGTGTCTCGTGACGGTACTGAAGTTGAGCCGA ATGTTGGACAGCTTCTGATCAACGAATGGGAAAAGTTGGACACGGAGGCGAACCCTGCCAGCGAAGATGCCCCGGACGCGGCACACGAAGCGACCGAGGTAACGGACAGCGGGGAGAAAGCTGCTGATTCTGTGGCCACTTGA